In one Trichocoleus sp. FACHB-46 genomic region, the following are encoded:
- a CDS encoding ParA family protein — translation MTHKLAIFNMKGGVGKSTSAYNISAGLVQFHQKRVLLIDIDPQGHASAALGIPIWQLDKQLKDVLQRQANIREVVISTASGVDVVPSNILLAEEEIPISGFPGRELLLRKAIGAIADQYDYVLIDCPPNIGVFSVNALMAADAVLIPVDMSYLGLLGINGIERALSLVREQLDHPIDIAGVLATRFDARNNLSKEVLKSLQDHFGPKVFQTRIPETVKLREAPSFSQSIFEYEARGAAAKAYQDLIDEVVQTYE, via the coding sequence GTGACTCACAAACTCGCCATCTTCAATATGAAGGGCGGCGTGGGTAAGTCCACCAGTGCCTACAACATCAGTGCTGGGCTCGTCCAGTTTCATCAAAAGCGAGTTTTACTGATTGATATTGATCCGCAAGGTCATGCCAGTGCTGCCCTTGGCATTCCTATTTGGCAGCTCGACAAGCAGCTTAAAGATGTCTTACAGCGTCAGGCCAACATCAGAGAAGTCGTCATCTCAACCGCATCTGGTGTCGATGTCGTTCCTTCCAATATCCTGCTAGCTGAAGAAGAAATTCCCATTTCCGGTTTTCCAGGTCGAGAACTACTGCTCAGAAAAGCAATTGGAGCGATCGCTGATCAGTATGATTATGTTCTGATTGACTGTCCTCCCAACATCGGTGTCTTTTCCGTCAATGCTCTTATGGCAGCCGATGCGGTTCTTATCCCAGTGGACATGAGCTATCTGGGATTACTCGGCATCAACGGCATTGAGCGAGCGCTTTCTCTTGTGCGTGAACAACTCGATCACCCGATTGACATTGCCGGAGTGCTGGCAACCCGCTTTGATGCCCGCAACAACCTGAGCAAAGAAGTTCTCAAGTCCCTCCAAGATCACTTCGGCCCTAAAGTCTTTCAAACGCGAATTCCAGAAACTGTCAAACTGCGAGAAGCCCCCAGCTTTAGCCAATCGATCTTTGAGTACGAAGCACGTGGAGCCGCAGCAAAAGCATATCAAGACTTAATTGATGAGGTGGTCCAGACCTATGAATAA